A section of the Malania oleifera isolate guangnan ecotype guangnan chromosome 2, ASM2987363v1, whole genome shotgun sequence genome encodes:
- the LOC131147981 gene encoding SNW/SKI-interacting protein A-like, with amino-acid sequence MAALKDLLPPAKSSASSYYDHSNDAWFKQRYSAAEVERTSVLKSNPIPAYLKRAGFTPRKPEDFGDGGAFPEIHYAQYPLDMGRTKNAKPGGGKVLPLTTDANGDVSYDAIVKQNENASKIVYSKHKDLIPQILMGEEEADDEELQKEIEETTQETKTALEKIVNVRLSAAQPKNVPKQSTDSKFIKYKPSQQSAAFNSGAKERIIRMVEMPVDPLEPPKFKHKRVPRASGSPPVPVMHSPPRPVTVKDQQDWKIPPCISNWKNPKGYTIPLDKRLAADGRGLQEVQINDNFAKLSESLYVAEQKAREAVAMRSKVQKEMLMKEKERKEQELRALAQKARAERTGGPPAAAVPIPSEHSMMGGDDMRGDHEHTREKDAPRETKEEREERLQREKIREERRRERERERRLEAKDAAMGKKSKITRDRDRDISEKVALGMASTGAGRGGGEVMYDQRLFNQEKGMDSGFATDDQYNVYDKGLFTAQPTLSSLYRPKKDMDEDMHVGADEQLDKILKTDRFKPDKGFAGASERAGPRDRPVEFEKEAEEADPFGLDQFLTEVRKGKKAMEKVGSGGTMKASAGSSMRDGYDGGSGRTRIGFERGR; translated from the coding sequence ATGGCAGCGCTGAAGGATCTCCTACCGCCGGCGAAATCATCGGCCTCTTCCTATTATGATCATTCCAATGATGCGTGGTTCAAACAGCGTTACAGTGCCGCTGAGGTAGAACGCACCTCTGTTCTCAAATCTAATCCTATCCCGGCTTACCTGAAGCGTGCTGGTTTTACTCCCCGAAAGCCGGAGGATTTTGGGGATGGTGGAGCTTTCCCAGAAATTCACTACGCCCAGTACCCTCTGGACATGGGTAGGACCAAAAATGCAAAGCCTGGAGGAGGGAAGGTTCTCCCTCTGACAACTGATGCGAATGGAGATGTATCATATGATGCGATTGTGAAGCAGAATGAAAATGCTTCAAAAATTGTGTATTCAAAGCACAAGGATCTTATTCCCCAAATTTTGATGGGTGAGGAGGAGGCTGATGATGAGGAGTTGCAAAAAGAGATCGAGGAAACAACTCAGGAAACAAAAACTGCACTCGAAAAGATTGTTAATGTCAGACTAAGTGCAGCACAACCTAAGAATGTTCCAAAGCAGTCGACAGATTCAAAGTTCATTAAGTATAAACCATCGCAGCAATCAGCAGCCTTCAATTCAGGAGCAAAGGAGAGGATCATTAGGATGGTGGAGATGCCAGTGGACCCACTTGAGCCTCCAAAGTTTAAGCACAAGCGTGTTCCAAGGGCTTCTGGTTCTCCACCGGTGCCGGTGATGCATTCCCCACCACGCCCGGTGACCGTGAAAGATCAGCAGGATTGGAAAATACCTCCGTGCATTTCGAATTGGAAGAACCCAAAAGGTTACACAATTCCACTGGACAAGCGTTTAGCAGCAGATGGAAGGGGGCTTCAAGAGGTTCAGATTAATGATAATTTTGCCAAGCTTTCTGAGTCTTTGTATGTTGCTGAACAGAAGGCTAGGGAAGCTGTTGCGATGAGATCTAAGGTTCAGAAGGAGATGCTTATGAAGGAGAAGGAACggaaagagcaggaattacgGGCTTTAGCTCAGAAAGCTAGGGCTGAGAGGACAGGTGGGCCCCCTGCAGCTGCTGTTCCAATTCCTTCTGAGCATAGTATGATGGGTGGTGATGATATGAGAGGAGACCATGAGCACACAAGAGAAAAGGATGCCCCTAGGGAGACAAAAGAGGAAAGAGAGGAGCGGTTGCAAAGGGAGAAAATTCGGGAGGAGCGACGccgagagagagaaagggagaggagGTTGGAGGCCAAAGATGCTGCTATGGGGAAGAAGAGTAAGATTACAAGAGATAGAGATCGTGATATTAGTGAGAAGGTTGCTCTTGGCATGGCTTCTACTGGAGCAGGGAGAGGAGGGGGGGAGGTTATGTACGACCAGAGACTGTTCAACCAGGAGAAGGGAATGGACTCTGGGTTTGCCACAGATGATCAGTACAATGTGTATGACAAGGGCTTGTTTACTGCTCAACCTACACTATCCAGTCTTTACAGGCCGAAGAAAGATATGGATGAGGATATGCATGTTGGTGCGGATGAGCAGCTTGATAAGATTTTGAAGACAGACAGATTCAAACCGGACAAGGGATTTGCAGGTGCATCTGAGAGAGCAGGACCAAGAGATAGGCCTGTTGAGTTTGAGAAAGAGGCAGAAGAAGCTGATCCATTTGGATTGGACCAGTTCTTGACCGAGGTGAGGAAGGGAAAGAAGGCCATGGAAAAAGTTGGTAGTGGTGGGACCATGAAAGCAAGTGCTGGTTCTTCAATGCGAGATGGCTATGATGGAGGCTCTGGAAGAACCCGCATTGGGTTTGAAAGGGGCCGTTAA